A single Marinobacter sp. es.042 DNA region contains:
- a CDS encoding DUF2789 domain-containing protein — translation MDTSKHTLSTLFEQLGLASDAKSIEDFVARYSPLPSEVAIQDAPIWSESQSHFLEEGLEEDSDWAEVIDELDAMMRH, via the coding sequence ATGGACACCAGCAAACACACCCTCAGTACTCTGTTCGAGCAACTAGGCTTGGCGTCCGACGCCAAAAGCATTGAGGATTTTGTCGCCAGGTACTCGCCCCTGCCGAGCGAGGTTGCCATCCAGGATGCTCCCATCTGGTCCGAAAGCCAGTCTCACTTCCTGGAAGAAGGCCTGGAGGAAGACAGCGACTGGGCGGAGGTGATCGACGAGCTGGACGCAATGATGCGTCACTGA
- a CDS encoding GGDEF domain-containing protein encodes MASDQSWKEKYLQELESADNREKQWRAERNTLERMLVRTSLASEGQTPELDRLLARIRKDLRKNRVDVDAWKDLQDQIDRQVALLDERQSANDRKPSFFSRLAREPEQEPQQQQQQVSAEPLPESSEQPESLPDNEQDIEDNAQRLRIARRVGQLLGQMLTQVSLEPAAEARARALQQSLLASNDWNELREGLNHVAELVIAAVTRSKREFEAFLKRLDERLELLREHFSAQSSAQSGRLDASEHLDREIREEIERVGQRLQESDDLQDLKQSVSRHLESIGQAVGRFRTQESERERALSEQLEAMQEKVAVMEAHSEQMQEQVRKERLRAMTDLLTELPNREAWQERLSFEYNRWQRYSHPLTIGVLDIDFFKRINDSYGHKAGDRVLQLVAREFRDRLRTTDFVARFGGEEFVVLFPETEPSDARAVVDKLREHVGRLPFHFRSEPVTVTFSAGLAGFIAGDTQESVFDRADRALYQAKDAGRDQVVISDSAEVQ; translated from the coding sequence ATGGCATCGGATCAGTCCTGGAAGGAAAAATACCTTCAGGAACTCGAGTCTGCAGACAATCGGGAAAAGCAGTGGAGGGCGGAGCGGAATACCCTTGAACGCATGCTGGTGCGCACCAGTCTCGCCTCCGAAGGCCAGACCCCGGAGCTGGACCGTTTACTGGCTCGCATCCGGAAGGACCTGCGGAAGAACCGGGTAGATGTGGACGCCTGGAAGGACTTGCAGGATCAGATTGATCGCCAGGTTGCCCTTCTTGACGAACGCCAGTCTGCCAACGACCGGAAGCCTTCCTTTTTCTCCCGTCTGGCGCGAGAGCCAGAGCAAGAGCCCCAGCAACAGCAGCAACAGGTCAGCGCGGAACCTTTACCGGAAAGCAGCGAGCAGCCGGAGTCTCTTCCGGATAATGAACAGGATATCGAGGACAACGCCCAGCGTTTGCGCATTGCCCGCCGTGTGGGCCAGCTGTTGGGTCAGATGCTTACCCAGGTCTCCCTTGAGCCTGCCGCCGAGGCCCGGGCCCGGGCGCTGCAGCAATCTCTGCTCGCCAGTAACGACTGGAACGAATTGCGCGAAGGCCTCAACCACGTGGCTGAGCTGGTCATCGCTGCGGTTACCCGGAGCAAGCGCGAGTTCGAAGCCTTTCTCAAACGCCTTGATGAACGTCTGGAGCTGTTGAGGGAACACTTCTCGGCCCAGTCCTCGGCCCAGTCCGGCAGACTGGACGCCTCAGAGCACCTTGATCGTGAGATCCGCGAGGAAATTGAGCGGGTCGGGCAACGTTTGCAGGAGAGCGATGACCTTCAGGATCTCAAACAATCGGTCAGTCGTCATCTTGAGTCCATTGGTCAGGCGGTAGGCCGTTTCCGTACCCAGGAATCCGAGCGCGAGCGTGCGCTCTCCGAGCAGCTTGAGGCCATGCAGGAGAAAGTGGCGGTCATGGAGGCCCATTCCGAGCAGATGCAGGAACAGGTCCGCAAGGAGCGGCTCCGGGCCATGACCGACCTGCTTACCGAGCTGCCCAATCGCGAAGCCTGGCAGGAGCGACTGTCATTCGAGTACAACCGCTGGCAACGCTACAGCCATCCATTGACCATCGGTGTGCTTGATATCGATTTTTTCAAACGGATCAACGACTCCTATGGTCACAAGGCCGGTGACAGGGTGCTGCAGCTGGTTGCGAGGGAGTTCAGGGATCGCTTGCGCACCACGGACTTTGTGGCTCGTTTTGGCGGCGAGGAATTCGTGGTGTTGTTCCCGGAAACCGAACCTTCGGACGCGCGAGCAGTGGTGGACAAGTTGCGGGAACATGTCGGCAGGCTGCCGTTCCACTTCCGCAGCGAGCCGGTCACTGTAACCTTCTCAGCTGGCCTGGCGGGATTCATTGCCGGCGACACCCAGGAGTCGGTGTTTGACCGGGCCGACCGGGCCCTGTATCAGGCCAAGGACGCCGGCCGGGATCAGGTGGTGATCAGCGACAGTGCCGAGGTTCAGTGA
- the xerC gene encoding tyrosine recombinase XerC, giving the protein MPNELTGPLTEFIRHLASEKRHSPRTCDSYQRDLLRLADWLGRSGFVAWQRVTNHDLRRYVATLSREGLSGRSIARHLSATRRFYQFLLREKLASDNPALDIRAPKSGRRLPRVADVDQLNHLLDGQPDDPLEVRDLCMFELMYSSGLRLAELASLDLDTVDLRSGEVRVVGKGGKERLLPVGRKAIAAIQAWLPYRGALANDGEAALFVSQRGERLSHRSIQARLGRWGISRGADQKLHPHLLRHSFASHMLESSGDLRAVQELLGHADIATTQVYTHLDFQHLARVYDQSHPRARRDRYHGKTSDESS; this is encoded by the coding sequence GTGCCCAATGAGCTGACCGGGCCGCTGACGGAGTTTATCCGGCACCTGGCTTCTGAAAAACGCCATTCTCCAAGAACCTGCGACAGCTACCAGCGGGACCTGCTGCGTCTGGCGGACTGGCTGGGCCGCAGTGGATTCGTTGCCTGGCAACGGGTGACCAACCATGACCTGCGCCGCTATGTGGCGACGCTCAGCCGTGAGGGCCTTTCAGGGCGAAGCATTGCCCGTCATCTCTCGGCGACCCGTCGTTTCTACCAGTTCCTGCTCAGAGAGAAGCTGGCATCGGATAATCCGGCGCTGGATATCCGGGCCCCCAAGAGTGGCCGCCGTCTGCCCCGCGTTGCAGATGTGGATCAACTGAATCATCTCCTGGACGGGCAGCCGGACGATCCCCTGGAAGTGCGGGATCTATGTATGTTCGAGCTGATGTACTCTTCCGGGTTGCGGCTGGCGGAGCTGGCAAGCCTGGATCTGGATACCGTCGATCTGCGCAGTGGTGAGGTTCGCGTGGTGGGTAAGGGTGGCAAGGAGCGCCTGCTGCCCGTCGGACGCAAAGCCATTGCAGCCATTCAGGCCTGGCTGCCGTACAGAGGGGCGCTGGCCAATGACGGTGAGGCTGCCCTGTTTGTCAGCCAGCGGGGCGAGCGGCTCAGCCACCGAAGTATCCAGGCCCGCCTTGGCCGCTGGGGAATCAGCCGTGGTGCCGATCAGAAACTCCATCCACACCTGCTGCGACATTCGTTTGCCAGCCACATGCTTGAATCCAGTGGTGACCTTCGTGCAGTGCAGGAACTTCTGGGGCATGCCGACATTGCCACGACTCAGGTCTATACTCATCTTGATTTTCAACATTTGGCCCGGGTTTATGACCAGAGTCACCCCAGAGCACGACGCGATCGGTATCATGGTAAAACCAGTGACGAGAGTTCCTGA
- a CDS encoding DUF484 family protein encodes MTEQTARQKVGELTREEVADYLRANPDFFIDQDELLRSLTLPHDSGRAISLVERQVHLFREQRDTLRRELVELVSIARHNDRLFEKSKRLLMQVIEARTLNDMAAAIDDSIRGDFGLDAASVLLFTDVELPEASQGALHVVSPSAARERLGSLLEGERAVCGQFRDSEREFLFPDREEPIASVALVPLRHDELVGVFAVGSCQPGYFDQSMGSLFLSYISDTLSRLLPPMVQRHTAAAPVTDMATESR; translated from the coding sequence ATGACAGAACAAACGGCCCGCCAGAAGGTCGGTGAGCTCACCCGGGAAGAGGTGGCAGATTACCTGCGCGCCAACCCCGATTTCTTTATCGACCAGGACGAGCTGCTGCGCAGCCTGACCCTGCCCCACGACAGTGGCCGGGCCATTTCGCTGGTCGAACGTCAGGTGCATCTGTTCCGGGAGCAGCGGGACACCCTGCGCAGGGAGTTGGTAGAGCTTGTATCCATCGCCCGCCACAACGACCGGTTGTTCGAGAAGAGCAAGCGTTTGCTGATGCAGGTGATTGAAGCGCGGACGCTCAACGATATGGCTGCTGCCATTGATGACAGTATCCGTGGTGATTTCGGTCTCGACGCCGCTTCTGTGTTGTTGTTTACCGATGTTGAGCTGCCTGAGGCCTCGCAGGGCGCCCTGCATGTGGTCAGTCCTTCTGCGGCCCGTGAGCGCCTGGGCAGCCTGCTGGAAGGCGAGAGGGCTGTGTGCGGTCAGTTCCGTGACAGCGAACGGGAGTTCCTGTTTCCGGACCGTGAAGAACCCATTGCCTCGGTAGCCCTGGTGCCGCTGAGGCATGACGAGCTGGTGGGCGTGTTTGCGGTCGGTAGCTGCCAGCCGGGGTACTTTGACCAGAGCATGGGGTCCCTGTTCCTGAGCTACATCAGCGACACACTCAGCCGCCTGCTGCCGCCCATGGTGCAGCGCCACACCGCGGCTGCTCCGGTCACCGACATGGCGACGGAGTCCCGCTAA
- the dapF gene encoding diaminopimelate epimerase: MTQQRRTQGPMLRFTKMHGLGNDFMVVDAISQPFRLRPEMIRELANRNFGIGFDQLLVVEPPGLPDVDFRYRIFNADGSEVEQCGNGARCFARFVRDQRLTNKKVIRVQTAKGVIELRVGREGMVMVNMGVPEFNPPAIPFAADRRKDVYTVDVDGQTVELSALSMGNPHGVLLVEDVDQAPVETLGPKLERHPRFPARANIGFLQILDRTHVRLRVFERGSGETLACGSGACAAVVAGCLRGLLDARVEVELRGGPLVIEWQGEGTPVMMEGPATSVFEGQLRLPGDSGGRRRRSARPHKQRS; this comes from the coding sequence ATGACACAGCAACGACGGACCCAGGGCCCCATGCTTCGATTCACCAAGATGCATGGGCTGGGAAATGATTTTATGGTGGTGGATGCCATCAGCCAGCCTTTTCGTCTGCGCCCCGAGATGATCCGCGAACTGGCCAACCGGAATTTCGGAATTGGCTTTGATCAGTTGCTGGTGGTGGAGCCGCCCGGGCTGCCGGATGTCGATTTCCGCTACCGCATTTTCAATGCGGACGGCTCCGAGGTGGAGCAGTGCGGCAACGGTGCCCGTTGCTTCGCCCGGTTTGTCCGGGACCAGCGACTGACCAATAAAAAGGTCATCCGCGTCCAGACCGCCAAGGGCGTGATCGAGCTCCGTGTCGGCCGGGAAGGCATGGTGATGGTCAATATGGGCGTGCCCGAGTTCAATCCGCCGGCCATTCCGTTCGCCGCAGACCGTCGAAAGGATGTCTACACCGTGGATGTGGACGGCCAGACAGTGGAGCTGAGCGCCTTGTCCATGGGTAACCCCCACGGTGTGCTGCTGGTTGAGGATGTAGACCAGGCGCCGGTAGAAACGCTGGGACCCAAGCTCGAGCGGCATCCCCGCTTCCCGGCACGGGCCAACATCGGGTTTCTCCAGATTCTGGATCGTACCCATGTCCGCCTGCGGGTGTTTGAGCGTGGCTCGGGCGAGACTCTCGCCTGCGGCAGTGGTGCCTGTGCCGCCGTGGTGGCCGGCTGCCTGCGAGGCCTGCTGGATGCCCGCGTGGAAGTGGAATTGCGGGGTGGCCCTCTGGTCATTGAATGGCAGGGTGAAGGGACCCCTGTTATGATGGAAGGGCCCGCAACCAGCGTATTTGAGGGGCAGTTGAGGCTGCCGGGTGATTCTGGTGGTCGTCGACGCAGGAGCGCTCGCCCCCATAAACAACGATCCTGA
- the lysA gene encoding diaminopimelate decarboxylase — MDHFNYRDGELYAEDIPVSAIADRFGTPAYVYSRATFERHYRAYDDALREHPHLVCYAVKANSNLAVLNVLARLGAGFDIVSAGELERVLRAGGDPSRVVFSGVGKQEWEMKRALEVGVRCFNVESDTELDRLNAVAGELGVKAPISLRVNPDVDAGTHPYISTGLKENKFGIDIAEAPQVYARAAGMPNLDVKGVDCHIGSQLTSVSPFLDALDRVLALIDSLADQGIHIHHLDMGGGLGVTYNQEQPPQPSDYVKALAERLGDRKLELILEPGRSIAANAGILVTRVEFLKCTEHRNFAIIDAAMNDLIRPALYSAWQAIIPVKPHQNGEEKAWDLVGPVCETGDFLGKDRHLRLQAGDLLAVRSAGAYGFVMSSNYNTRNRPPELMVDGDQVHVVRRRETLEDQLAPESCLPE; from the coding sequence ATGGATCATTTCAACTACCGCGACGGCGAGCTGTACGCCGAGGATATCCCTGTCTCTGCCATTGCCGATCGTTTTGGCACACCGGCCTACGTGTATTCGCGCGCCACGTTTGAGCGGCATTACCGGGCCTATGATGACGCCCTTCGGGAGCACCCGCATCTGGTGTGCTATGCCGTAAAAGCCAACAGCAATCTGGCGGTGCTGAACGTTCTTGCGCGGCTTGGTGCCGGCTTTGATATCGTGTCGGCCGGGGAGCTGGAGCGGGTACTGCGGGCCGGTGGTGATCCGTCGCGGGTGGTCTTCTCCGGCGTTGGCAAGCAGGAGTGGGAAATGAAGCGGGCCCTTGAAGTGGGCGTGCGCTGCTTCAACGTCGAATCCGATACCGAACTGGACAGGCTCAATGCGGTGGCGGGAGAACTCGGCGTAAAGGCGCCGATCTCTCTGCGGGTGAACCCGGATGTTGATGCCGGTACCCATCCCTATATTTCCACGGGTCTGAAAGAGAACAAGTTCGGGATTGATATTGCCGAAGCGCCGCAGGTCTATGCCCGTGCGGCAGGTATGCCGAATCTTGACGTGAAGGGTGTGGATTGTCACATCGGCTCACAGCTGACGAGCGTGTCCCCGTTCCTCGACGCACTGGACCGGGTGCTGGCCCTGATTGATTCCCTGGCGGACCAGGGCATCCACATCCATCACCTGGATATGGGCGGTGGCCTGGGCGTCACCTACAACCAGGAGCAGCCACCACAGCCGTCGGATTACGTGAAGGCGCTGGCCGAGCGCCTGGGTGACCGAAAACTGGAGCTGATTCTGGAGCCCGGCCGATCCATTGCTGCCAACGCTGGCATTCTGGTTACCAGAGTCGAATTCCTGAAGTGCACCGAGCACCGGAACTTTGCCATCATTGATGCCGCCATGAATGATCTGATCCGGCCGGCCCTTTACAGCGCCTGGCAGGCGATTATCCCGGTCAAGCCACATCAGAATGGTGAGGAAAAGGCCTGGGATCTGGTTGGTCCGGTCTGTGAAACCGGCGACTTCCTGGGCAAGGACCGTCACCTGCGCCTGCAGGCCGGGGATCTGCTTGCGGTTCGCTCTGCCGGAGCCTATGGCTTTGTCATGAGCTCAAACTACAACACGCGGAACCGGCCGCCGGAACTGATGGTCGATGGCGACCAGGTGCATGTGGTCCGCCGCCGTGAAACCCTCGAAGACCAGCTCGCACCCGAGAGCTGCCTTCCGGAATGA
- the lptM gene encoding LPS translocon maturation chaperone LptM, which produces MRAWTLSIMTLMLALVVSGCGQKGPLYRDSQAASITSGPDSAQKQPDREETRD; this is translated from the coding sequence ATGCGAGCGTGGACTCTGTCGATCATGACGTTGATGCTGGCTCTGGTTGTGAGCGGTTGCGGTCAGAAAGGTCCGTTGTACCGTGACAGTCAGGCCGCTTCGATAACGTCCGGGCCGGATTCGGCCCAGAAACAGCCCGATCGCGAAGAAACCCGCGACTAG
- a CDS encoding class I adenylate cyclase — protein sequence MTAHVAPISLDFEEGIDRKTLRRLRDRFLLVNQQRWNRAHSALSYRQQMVLEILPLVFHLNHPALPGYLDSDCPYGLSNYQPSPATINAARRLARTFSLKDEGKRKPDLDAMFLMGSPGTLGHSVASDLDVWLCHRSDLPERGIRCLERKAAKLARWAESFGVELHVFVFCASDWRAGRQRVEVTGENCGSAQHFLLLDEFYRTSIHLAGAWPMWWLIPAEREETYDDCMRKLVDYRFVRAEDYIDFGPVPAIPEEEFLGAGVWQLYKGIDAPWKSILKLLLIECYARTTGEALLSSQFKRAVFRGETDADRLDPYVMLYNRLEGWLTGPEVASRLDLIRRSLYLKAGLPLTRSEVSGEQWRARLLRQLVTGWGWSENTLAELDDRQRWRAEDVTTLRRTIVNELTHGYRLLSKMAREHGQRAAISANDINLLGRKLYAAFQRKAGKIEQINPGLAPSLAEENLAFHHQSEQGGDADGWLLYRDLEDPADAFWQPVIRRSGNLAELMVWCYCNGLLTRSTRLNVRSGTSIASVSELREMLDALSAFLPFPIAPAEREALSRGVRPLRNLLLVNVGIDPQAHLTEKGLHKLSSRHDSLGFSGGRENLVISIDQITFNSWHEVSLQHYAAGDTLIQCLKNVLASVAANPDELPAVQVHCHNRGHGSAIARRVQELFADVLRPFFAGGAGPHPLRYVIEMDRRYFLLQFNGLEPGFVALDSFEALMEHLALPQERYLPVVFDRYALQEEPALRAVCLASEPDNIQVFYRILGDQARLWVVDELGSVFSWEQAVTSRRHLLVPVLRFLDNLIERRLLRHTDAAGVVAGVQCYEIVRRGGAWRAEYRPESDSGVPLPGFEVQAVGIHEGDSRLRFDIFCGDQEFSVQEYGDQLIPAVAHYIRSLRHSDEVYPVYLTDIHLPHDLDPRVYQQDIQTSQYLYYRSVLEDSLNRHLARPR from the coding sequence TTGACCGCCCACGTTGCCCCGATTTCCCTCGACTTTGAGGAGGGAATAGATCGCAAGACCCTCCGTCGCCTGAGGGACCGGTTTCTGCTGGTCAATCAGCAGCGCTGGAATCGTGCCCACTCGGCCCTGTCCTATCGCCAGCAAATGGTGCTGGAGATTCTGCCTCTGGTTTTTCATCTCAACCATCCGGCCCTGCCCGGTTACCTGGACAGCGATTGCCCCTATGGCCTGAGCAACTATCAGCCGTCACCGGCCACCATCAATGCGGCTCGTCGGCTGGCCCGGACTTTTTCGCTGAAGGATGAAGGCAAGCGCAAACCGGATCTGGACGCCATGTTCCTGATGGGCAGCCCGGGAACCCTTGGCCATTCCGTAGCCAGTGACCTCGACGTCTGGCTCTGTCACCGCAGTGACCTGCCCGAGCGGGGCATCCGCTGTCTTGAGCGCAAAGCCGCGAAGCTGGCCCGCTGGGCGGAATCTTTCGGTGTCGAACTGCACGTATTCGTCTTCTGTGCTTCGGATTGGCGTGCCGGTCGGCAACGGGTAGAGGTGACCGGCGAGAACTGTGGCAGCGCCCAGCATTTCCTGCTGCTGGACGAATTCTACCGGACCAGCATCCATCTGGCCGGTGCCTGGCCCATGTGGTGGCTGATTCCTGCGGAGCGGGAGGAAACCTACGATGACTGCATGCGCAAGCTGGTGGACTACCGGTTTGTGCGCGCCGAGGACTACATCGATTTTGGCCCGGTGCCGGCGATTCCCGAGGAAGAATTCCTTGGTGCGGGCGTCTGGCAGTTGTACAAGGGGATTGATGCGCCCTGGAAATCGATTCTGAAACTGCTTCTGATCGAATGTTATGCGCGGACCACCGGTGAGGCTCTGTTGTCCAGCCAGTTCAAGCGGGCCGTGTTCCGCGGCGAAACCGATGCCGACCGTCTGGACCCTTACGTCATGCTCTACAATCGGCTGGAGGGCTGGCTGACCGGGCCGGAAGTGGCGTCGAGGCTGGACCTGATTCGCCGGAGCCTGTATCTGAAAGCCGGTTTGCCACTGACGCGGTCCGAGGTCTCCGGTGAACAGTGGCGTGCCCGCCTGCTGCGCCAACTGGTGACAGGTTGGGGCTGGAGTGAAAACACGCTGGCGGAGCTGGATGATCGTCAACGCTGGCGGGCAGAGGATGTCACCACCCTGCGTCGCACCATCGTCAACGAATTGACCCACGGTTACCGCCTGCTGTCGAAAATGGCCAGGGAGCATGGCCAACGCGCCGCCATCAGCGCCAACGATATCAATCTCCTCGGCCGCAAGCTTTATGCCGCGTTTCAGCGCAAGGCGGGCAAGATCGAGCAGATCAATCCCGGGCTGGCCCCGTCGCTGGCGGAGGAAAACCTGGCATTTCATCATCAGTCCGAGCAGGGCGGCGACGCCGATGGCTGGCTGCTGTACCGGGACCTCGAAGACCCGGCAGACGCTTTCTGGCAGCCGGTTATCCGTCGCTCCGGCAATCTGGCGGAACTGATGGTCTGGTGTTATTGCAACGGTCTGCTGACCCGCTCGACTCGACTGAATGTGCGGTCGGGCACCAGTATTGCCTCTGTCAGCGAGTTGCGTGAAATGCTTGATGCACTGTCTGCGTTCCTGCCATTTCCGATTGCACCCGCGGAACGGGAAGCGTTGTCCCGGGGTGTGCGGCCATTGAGGAATCTGCTGTTGGTGAACGTCGGCATTGACCCTCAGGCCCACCTCACGGAAAAGGGCCTTCACAAGCTCAGTTCCCGGCACGATTCTCTGGGCTTTAGCGGGGGGCGGGAGAATCTGGTCATCAGTATCGACCAGATTACCTTCAACAGCTGGCATGAAGTCAGTCTCCAGCATTACGCAGCGGGCGATACACTGATCCAGTGCCTGAAGAATGTTCTCGCCTCTGTGGCAGCCAATCCCGACGAATTGCCGGCCGTTCAGGTGCACTGCCACAACCGTGGTCATGGCTCTGCCATTGCCCGCCGGGTTCAGGAGCTGTTTGCCGATGTCCTCCGGCCCTTTTTTGCCGGAGGTGCCGGCCCGCATCCGCTGCGCTATGTGATTGAAATGGATCGTCGCTACTTTCTGCTCCAGTTCAACGGCCTGGAACCGGGGTTTGTGGCGCTCGACAGCTTTGAGGCGCTGATGGAGCATCTGGCGCTGCCCCAGGAGCGGTACCTGCCGGTGGTGTTCGACCGCTACGCGTTGCAGGAGGAGCCGGCCTTGCGGGCGGTTTGCCTGGCCAGCGAACCGGACAACATCCAGGTGTTTTATCGTATTCTCGGCGATCAGGCCCGGCTCTGGGTCGTTGACGAACTGGGTTCTGTGTTCAGCTGGGAACAGGCGGTGACCAGTCGACGGCATTTGCTGGTGCCGGTACTGCGTTTCCTGGATAACCTGATTGAGCGGCGATTGCTGCGCCATACCGATGCCGCCGGCGTTGTGGCCGGTGTCCAGTGCTACGAGATTGTCCGGCGTGGCGGTGCCTGGCGGGCCGAGTACCGGCCGGAGTCGGATTCGGGTGTGCCTCTCCCCGGGTTTGAGGTGCAGGCCGTGGGCATCCACGAGGGCGACAGTCGCCTGCGCTTCGACATTTTCTGTGGTGACCAGGAATTCAGCGTCCAGGAGTACGGTGACCAGTTGATTCCGGCGGTGGCCCACTACATCCGCTCCCTCCGACATAGCGATGAGGTCTACCCGGTGTACCTGACCGATATCCACCTGCCCCACGACCTCGACCCCCGGGTGTACCAGCAGGATATCCAGACCAGCCAATACCTGTATTACCGATCTGTGCTGGAAGATTCCCTGAACCGCCATCTCGCGAGGCCTCGCTGA